In Pleurocapsa sp. PCC 7319, the following are encoded in one genomic region:
- a CDS encoding GAF domain-containing protein, producing the protein MTEYLDLKTNNYQDIKELFQVTAQTTRQSLNCDRVIVYDAGELPQALILAESVDAKYSSILGKTIKDPFLDGSYLEMYCYGMSVSIDNIQTTDAHKTDIAELEKLEIKSQMIAPISVGNELLAFLVAHQCSKPQPWNFDAVDFLAEQASSVSLALSNITDTEKSQDFNFIKQIADSQDNKDYRHQEQKSINLENKNSLFTDVINKITNATDQADILNTTVAAVSELLKCDRVLVYSLEQDNYGVVVAESVAAGLTKALGKTIDDPCFAARYLEKYRNGRVRAWDNIYAEDITPCYLEQLEALGVKAHLVAPIIRESQLFGLLIAHQCFETRSWQEQEINWITEIANQVGIMLEYNKIFIDNEQEEQQLADVTNQIIDQKNWTEHFTNAIQQIRKSLKTGDIIASSVREVRKILNCDRVLIYGLSRNNYGKIVAESVAAGWTEGIGKIIKDPCFEARYLEKYRDGRVRVWNNIYEAGLTQCHIEQLAELEVKANLVVPIINDQKLFGLLVAQQCSGTRQWQQNEIYWLTQIATQIGFALENAQLLADAQRLRQQAEESRKWSEYFTDVIHQIRQSPRTKDILRASVREVRRILNCDRVLIYSLNEDNYGVVVAESVTHGWTRAEGKVIKDPCFEARYLAKYRDGRVRVWNDIYQAGMSSCHIEQLEQLEVKANLVIPIIKEKQLFGLLVAQQCSNTREWHQSEVDWLTKIATQVGYALDNAKLLEQIDQSTKDSQAILDRAVNNSSNIQQTVNNVTKVFEGLGHSCQQLSETIATLKDLSKQIAQQSMTITRSLNFSQVESSNQDFINDISDRIFTLMQELFEATAKIDPLFTNIKTEVLEKTIALELETQQLNSGVEEFQIARENLDRVVALNHEMSNLIDNISKSLEDQIQNSTFTRDSVQKVVNIAERISEQSVSMTQFFNQLNFTSSKS; encoded by the coding sequence ATGACAGAATACCTTGATTTAAAAACCAATAATTATCAGGACATTAAAGAGCTATTTCAAGTTACTGCTCAAACAACCAGACAATCTTTGAATTGCGATCGAGTAATTGTCTATGATGCTGGCGAATTACCCCAAGCGCTAATCTTAGCAGAATCTGTTGATGCTAAATACTCTTCTATTTTGGGCAAAACAATTAAAGACCCTTTTCTAGATGGTAGTTATTTAGAAATGTACTGTTATGGTATGTCTGTAAGTATAGATAATATCCAGACCACAGATGCCCATAAAACTGACATAGCAGAACTAGAAAAACTGGAGATTAAAAGCCAGATGATCGCGCCGATTTCTGTCGGTAATGAATTATTAGCTTTTTTAGTAGCTCATCAATGCTCTAAACCCCAACCTTGGAATTTTGATGCAGTTGATTTTTTGGCAGAGCAAGCAAGCTCCGTCAGCTTAGCTCTCTCAAATATTACCGATACTGAGAAATCGCAAGATTTTAATTTCATTAAACAGATAGCTGATAGTCAAGATAACAAAGATTATCGACATCAAGAGCAGAAAAGCATCAATCTAGAGAATAAAAATAGCTTGTTTACCGATGTCATCAACAAAATAACCAATGCAACTGACCAAGCAGACATCCTCAACACAACAGTTGCGGCAGTAAGTGAACTACTTAAATGCGATCGCGTTTTGGTCTATAGTCTAGAGCAAGATAATTATGGGGTTGTAGTAGCCGAATCTGTTGCTGCTGGATTGACTAAGGCTTTAGGTAAAACCATAGATGACCCTTGCTTTGCCGCCAGATATTTAGAGAAATATCGTAATGGTAGAGTCCGTGCCTGGGATAATATTTATGCTGAGGACATAACTCCCTGTTATCTTGAACAGTTGGAGGCTTTAGGAGTCAAAGCTCACTTAGTTGCGCCGATTATTAGAGAAAGTCAACTATTTGGTTTATTAATTGCCCATCAGTGTTTTGAGACTCGTAGTTGGCAAGAACAAGAAATTAACTGGATAACTGAAATTGCTAATCAAGTAGGTATTATGCTCGAATATAATAAAATTTTTATCGATAACGAACAAGAAGAACAACAACTTGCTGATGTTACAAATCAGATAATAGATCAAAAAAACTGGACAGAACATTTTACCAATGCGATTCAACAGATACGTAAATCGCTTAAAACAGGAGATATCATCGCATCTAGCGTTCGAGAAGTACGCAAGATTTTAAATTGCGATCGCGTCTTAATCTATGGTCTGAGTCGAAATAATTATGGTAAGATCGTCGCCGAATCTGTAGCTGCTGGTTGGACTGAGGGGATAGGCAAAATCATCAAAGACCCTTGTTTTGAAGCCAGATATCTCGAGAAGTATCGTGACGGAAGGGTTCGGGTTTGGAACAACATTTATGAAGCAGGATTAACACAGTGTCATATTGAACAACTAGCAGAGCTGGAGGTCAAGGCAAATCTGGTAGTTCCGATTATCAACGATCAAAAACTATTTGGTTTATTAGTGGCTCAACAGTGTTCTGGTACTCGTCAATGGCAGCAAAATGAAATTTATTGGCTAACTCAAATTGCCACTCAAATAGGTTTTGCGCTCGAAAATGCCCAGTTGTTGGCTGATGCTCAACGACTACGTCAGCAAGCAGAAGAATCAAGAAAGTGGTCGGAGTATTTTACCGATGTGATTCACCAGATACGTCAATCGCCTAGAACCAAGGATATTCTCAGAGCTAGCGTTCGAGAAGTACGCAGAATTTTAAATTGCGATCGCGTCCTGATTTATAGCTTAAACGAAGATAACTATGGTGTAGTTGTCGCTGAATCTGTGACCCATGGTTGGACAAGAGCGGAGGGAAAAGTAATTAAAGACCCTTGCTTTGAAGCCAGGTATCTAGCAAAGTATCGTGACGGGAGAGTTCGGGTTTGGAACGACATTTATCAAGCAGGAATGAGCAGTTGTCATATTGAACAGTTAGAACAGCTAGAGGTCAAGGCAAATCTGGTAATTCCTATTATCAAAGAAAAACAATTGTTTGGTCTATTAGTGGCTCAACAATGTTCTAATACTCGTGAATGGCATCAATCTGAAGTTGATTGGCTAACTAAAATTGCTACACAAGTTGGTTATGCTCTTGATAACGCCAAGCTACTGGAACAGATAGACCAATCTACTAAAGATTCTCAAGCAATTTTAGATCGTGCCGTAAACAATAGCTCAAATATTCAACAAACAGTTAACAATGTTACTAAGGTATTTGAAGGTCTTGGTCATTCTTGTCAACAACTCTCTGAGACAATTGCTACTCTCAAAGATTTGAGTAAACAAATAGCACAACAATCCATGACCATAACCAGATCCCTCAATTTCAGTCAAGTTGAATCGAGTAATCAAGATTTTATTAATGACATATCAGATCGAATTTTTACTTTGATGCAAGAGCTATTTGAAGCTACGGCAAAAATCGACCCTTTATTTACCAATATTAAAACAGAAGTACTTGAGAAAACCATTGCTTTAGAATTAGAAACACAACAGCTCAACAGTGGAGTTGAAGAATTTCAAATAGCTCGAGAAAATCTAGATCGAGTTGTTGCACTGAATCATGAGATGAGTAACCTCATTGATAATATTTCTAAATCCCTTGAAGATCAAATACAAAATTCCACCTTTACTAGGGATTCAGTTCAAAAAGTAGTCAACATTGCCGAGCGAATTTCCGAACAATCCGTTAGCATGACACAATTTTTTAATCAATTAAATTTTACTAGTTCAAAATCTTAA
- a CDS encoding nitrilase-related carbon-nitrogen hydrolase, with product MTKATESEKIAATFDGDYDKVELVKPVIRMSVVQSCIRAVDVNRLHETRQDNLNHMLELIDAANDWGGPKDLLVFHEFPLTGYSHKWNRQDVLKIAIEIPGEETEAIGKKAKEYNSYIVFGSYAKDPEWPNHVLSITTILGPDGTIIDKHWKTRNIKHVFGPGFELFTTTIYDVLDQYVEMYGWDAVIPVTRTPIGNIATSSVQREPELFRAFAIKGAEIILRTATGGFMPIDVQATSLYNSVYTAIVNNAVSPNNPGYLSDSGSGGSAIYGPRGELLREANSVHETAVTATIPIADFRRHHYPPSVHMELYRPIFEQYVNRYPPNLFTSYQPENTSDAFRYLSDKAVWNPRSQ from the coding sequence ATGACAAAAGCTACAGAATCCGAGAAGATCGCTGCTACATTCGATGGTGACTACGATAAGGTTGAACTAGTCAAGCCAGTCATTCGCATGAGTGTTGTCCAATCTTGTATACGTGCTGTGGATGTGAATCGGTTGCACGAAACTCGTCAGGATAACCTAAATCATATGTTGGAGTTGATCGATGCCGCCAATGACTGGGGAGGACCGAAAGACCTCCTTGTTTTTCATGAATTTCCCCTCACAGGATACTCCCACAAGTGGAATCGACAGGATGTGCTCAAGATTGCGATCGAGATTCCTGGTGAAGAGACCGAGGCAATTGGCAAGAAGGCTAAGGAATACAATAGCTACATTGTCTTCGGCTCCTATGCAAAAGATCCAGAATGGCCAAATCATGTCTTATCTATCACCACAATCCTTGGTCCCGATGGCACGATTATCGACAAACATTGGAAAACAAGGAATATTAAACATGTGTTTGGACCAGGGTTTGAACTCTTCACTACCACAATTTATGATGTGCTCGATCAATATGTCGAGATGTATGGTTGGGATGCTGTTATTCCTGTTACTCGTACCCCTATTGGTAACATTGCCACTAGCTCCGTACAGCGAGAACCAGAACTTTTTCGAGCTTTTGCCATTAAAGGTGCGGAGATCATACTACGTACAGCTACAGGTGGCTTCATGCCGATTGACGTCCAAGCTACCTCACTCTATAACAGTGTTTACACAGCCATTGTCAACAATGCTGTCTCGCCGAACAATCCTGGGTACTTATCAGATAGCGGCAGTGGAGGTTCAGCAATCTACGGACCACGTGGCGAGCTACTCAGGGAAGCTAACTCCGTGCATGAAACCGCTGTGACGGCGACGATTCCTATTGCCGACTTCCGTAGGCACCACTATCCACCCTCAGTGCATATGGAGTTGTACCGCCCGATATTTGAGCAATACGTCAACCGCTATCCTCCCAATCTCTTTACATCTTATCAGCCAGAAAATACCTCTGATGCATTTCGATATCTATCCGACAAAGCAGTCTGGAATCCAAGAAGCCAATGA
- a CDS encoding AAA family ATPase, with the protein MKPILILISGFSCTGKTTLAKKIAQRYSLPLIGRDEIKESLYDSLGYSNREWSKKLGIASYDLLYLFVDKLLVNKQSLITESNFKSKIDTAKLLKLQSKYQFNLLQIHCYTSVEIALQRFKNRATSEKRHPGHVDHLIYEEMEENWRRGGYEILDICDRTIKIDTTDFNSIDYDKIHQTIEANLK; encoded by the coding sequence ATGAAGCCAATACTTATTTTGATTTCTGGTTTTTCCTGTACTGGTAAAACCACTTTAGCGAAAAAGATAGCTCAGCGTTATTCGCTACCATTAATAGGTAGAGATGAGATAAAAGAATCTTTGTATGATTCTCTGGGCTATTCAAATCGAGAATGGTCTAAAAAATTAGGTATTGCCAGTTATGATTTACTGTATTTATTTGTGGATAAGTTGTTAGTAAATAAGCAATCATTAATTACCGAAAGTAATTTCAAATCTAAAATAGATACAGCTAAACTATTAAAACTTCAAAGTAAATATCAATTTAATCTTCTCCAAATTCATTGCTACACTTCGGTAGAAATTGCCTTGCAAAGATTCAAAAACAGGGCAACATCAGAAAAAAGACACCCTGGTCATGTAGATCATTTAATTTATGAAGAGATGGAAGAAAATTGGAGACGAGGAGGTTATGAAATTTTAGATATTTGCGATCGCACAATTAAGATAGATACAACTGATTTTAATTCAATCGATTACGACAAAATACACCAAACAATTGAAGCAAATTTAAAATAA
- the cydB gene encoding cytochrome d ubiquinol oxidase subunit II, with protein MEALQYFLPQVWFVILALFLLLYVMLDGFDLGVGILSLTASTEERRGILMTSLSNVWDANETWLVLMGGALFGAFPLAYGTILQALYIPIMIMIFGLIFRAVAFEFREHSNRKLVWNLAFGIGSLLAAVGQGFALGGVLQGITVDRAGHFVGGNFDWLDWQSVLITLTLIQGYVLIGSTYLINKTEGKLQEIHFSTAKLAAYTTLIGAVLITITTPIFYISSRERLFTAPFVYVFAIIPVLGILLITLLIRSIDQRREKRPFFWTILLFLLTFLGLGLIVFPYIIPTEITIYEAAAAPSSLVFMIIFIGFLIPIMLAYNIYQYIVFRGKVAGENYGE; from the coding sequence ATGGAAGCTCTACAATATTTTTTACCTCAAGTTTGGTTTGTCATCTTGGCGTTATTTCTTCTGCTTTACGTCATGTTAGATGGATTTGATCTTGGAGTAGGTATCTTATCCCTAACTGCCTCAACTGAAGAACGTCGCGGAATTTTAATGACTAGTTTAAGTAATGTTTGGGATGCGAACGAAACTTGGCTAGTGCTGATGGGTGGTGCTTTGTTTGGGGCATTTCCTCTAGCTTATGGCACGATTTTGCAAGCATTGTATATTCCCATCATGATTATGATCTTCGGGCTGATTTTTAGAGCGGTAGCCTTTGAGTTTCGGGAACATTCTAACCGTAAACTAGTGTGGAATCTAGCTTTTGGTATTGGCAGTTTATTAGCTGCCGTAGGTCAAGGTTTTGCCTTAGGTGGAGTGCTACAAGGAATTACAGTAGATCGAGCGGGTCACTTTGTAGGTGGTAATTTTGATTGGCTTGATTGGCAGTCCGTCTTAATAACACTGACTTTAATTCAAGGCTACGTTTTGATTGGCTCAACTTATCTGATCAATAAAACTGAAGGAAAATTACAAGAAATTCACTTTAGTACCGCTAAATTGGCTGCATATACTACGTTAATTGGAGCAGTGTTGATTACTATTACTACTCCGATTTTTTATATCAGTTCGAGAGAGCGTCTATTCACAGCACCATTTGTGTATGTGTTCGCTATAATTCCTGTGCTGGGAATTTTACTAATTACCCTATTGATCAGAAGTATTGATCAACGCCGCGAGAAAAGACCATTTTTTTGGACAATTCTACTATTTTTACTAACTTTCTTGGGCTTAGGCTTAATCGTATTTCCCTATATTATTCCTACCGAAATTACTATTTACGAAGCTGCGGCTGCGCCTAGTTCTTTAGTATTTATGATTATTTTTATTGGCTTTTTAATTCCGATTATGTTGGCATATAATATTTATCAATATATTGTCTTTCGCGGCAAAGTTGCTGGAGAAAACTACGGTGAATAA
- a CDS encoding cytochrome ubiquinol oxidase subunit I: protein MDFLSNTVVLSRMQFALTAIFHMIWPVLTTGMAIYLIVVEGMWLKTRKKEYYLHARFWSKLYVLNFGIGVASGIPMEFQFGTNWAPFSEAVGDFFGSILGFEASMAFMLEAGFLGIMLFGWERVPAVMHYIATIMVAFGANLSIFWILSANSWLQTPAGGAFIDGKFVVSDYFQAIFNPFMVNSILHMFLATLETSLFVIGGISAWYILNKRHPQFFALSFKIILAVAIAVTPLQLYVGHLSGEQVYHHQPTKLAAMEAQWETIPAGESPSWSMVAIPNEKAEQNNWEISIPGLLSYILEIKPRLSEPVMGLKAYAPEDRPHLIGLIYYAFRLMIAIGVFLAVLMAVTTLQWLRGKLSPENITQQRWLLRTWLLSAPLGYIAIESGWIVRCVGRQPWTVYGEVRTIDAATSLPPGDVLTSLIGFAITYSILFIGAIYFGSRIIRQGPNLNLPIPGEQLEPELDTTPAEFVPNSRPVEAQQ from the coding sequence ATGGACTTCTTATCTAATACAGTTGTACTGTCGCGGATGCAGTTTGCGCTGACAGCCATTTTTCACATGATTTGGCCAGTTTTAACTACTGGGATGGCAATCTATCTCATAGTCGTTGAAGGAATGTGGCTCAAAACCCGTAAAAAGGAATATTATCTTCATGCTCGTTTTTGGTCTAAGCTCTATGTACTCAATTTTGGCATTGGGGTGGCTTCGGGTATTCCGATGGAGTTTCAGTTTGGTACTAACTGGGCTCCTTTTTCTGAGGCAGTAGGAGATTTCTTTGGTAGTATTTTAGGGTTTGAAGCTTCGATGGCATTTATGCTAGAGGCTGGTTTTCTCGGTATTATGCTCTTTGGTTGGGAAAGAGTACCAGCAGTCATGCACTATATCGCCACAATTATGGTGGCATTTGGAGCTAACCTGTCGATCTTTTGGATTTTAAGTGCTAATTCTTGGCTACAAACTCCTGCGGGGGGAGCATTTATTGATGGTAAGTTTGTTGTCAGCGACTATTTTCAGGCAATTTTTAATCCATTTATGGTTAATAGTATTCTCCATATGTTCTTAGCAACTTTGGAGACATCCCTTTTTGTAATTGGCGGAATTAGTGCTTGGTATATTTTAAATAAGCGTCATCCTCAGTTTTTTGCTCTTTCTTTCAAAATAATATTGGCTGTGGCGATCGCCGTTACACCCCTACAACTATATGTGGGACATTTAAGTGGGGAACAAGTTTATCATCATCAACCTACTAAGCTAGCTGCTATGGAAGCTCAATGGGAAACTATTCCCGCAGGAGAATCTCCTTCTTGGAGTATGGTGGCGATACCTAATGAGAAAGCGGAACAGAATAACTGGGAAATTTCTATTCCTGGATTGTTGAGTTACATTCTGGAAATTAAACCTCGGCTTTCGGAACCAGTAATGGGGTTAAAAGCTTATGCTCCTGAAGATCGTCCCCATCTGATTGGTTTAATTTATTATGCTTTTCGTCTGATGATTGCGATCGGTGTTTTTCTGGCAGTGTTAATGGCGGTTACTACCCTACAATGGCTGCGGGGTAAACTATCTCCAGAAAATATTACTCAACAACGTTGGTTACTCAGGACTTGGTTATTATCTGCACCTCTAGGATATATTGCGATCGAATCTGGTTGGATTGTCCGCTGTGTAGGCAGACAACCCTGGACAGTTTATGGTGAAGTGCGTACTATTGATGCTGCTACTAGCCTACCCCCAGGGGATGTTTTAACTTCTCTGATAGGATTTGCAATTACCTATAGCATTTTATTCATAGGGGCGATTTACTTCGGTAGTCGCATCATTCGCCAAGGTCCGAATCTTAATTTACCTATTCCAGGAGAACAGCTTGAGCCTGAGCTAGATACTACTCCAGCAGAATTTGTACCCAACAGTCGCCCCGTTGAGGCTCAACAGTAA
- a CDS encoding sulfurtransferase has protein sequence MLNYAEPETLIDTQWLVEHLHDPNLRIIEMALDPQSYDQGHIPGSIFWSAYEPLLPDMRINFDPEAMEKLLSRSGITNNTTVIAVHGDFIATSGLIFWLLKIWGHQDVRILNGGRQKWQQEGLPLTKESTVVTPSDYRIHALDESLRVSAAEVKKSMGQENCILLDVRTSQEYQGEIYLQKSPQEDERAGHIPDAINLYYEMAHNDDSTFKSAAKLQKIFGDSGITPDKLIIPYCAVGGRSAHTWFILKYLLGYPLVKNYDGSWNEWSKLPDALIET, from the coding sequence ATGTTGAACTATGCAGAACCAGAAACTCTGATAGATACTCAATGGTTAGTTGAACATCTTCACGATCCCAACCTTCGCATCATTGAAATGGCTTTAGACCCACAGTCCTACGATCAGGGACATATTCCAGGCTCTATTTTTTGGTCAGCTTATGAACCACTCTTACCCGATATGAGGATTAATTTCGACCCAGAGGCAATGGAAAAATTGCTTTCTCGTTCTGGTATTACTAATAACACCACTGTAATTGCAGTTCACGGAGACTTTATTGCTACTTCTGGTTTAATTTTTTGGTTGCTAAAAATTTGGGGACACCAAGATGTCAGAATTCTCAATGGGGGTCGTCAAAAATGGCAACAAGAGGGTCTGCCTCTAACTAAGGAGTCAACAGTTGTTACGCCTAGTGATTATCGTATTCACGCCTTGGATGAGAGCTTACGAGTTTCAGCAGCAGAAGTAAAAAAATCGATGGGGCAAGAAAATTGTATTTTACTTGACGTTCGCACATCTCAAGAATATCAGGGTGAAATATATTTACAGAAATCTCCTCAAGAAGATGAACGTGCAGGACACATTCCAGATGCCATTAATCTTTACTATGAAATGGCTCACAATGATGATAGTACTTTCAAATCTGCTGCCAAATTACAAAAAATCTTCGGCGACTCAGGCATTACTCCTGACAAATTGATTATTCCCTACTGCGCTGTGGGGGGACGTTCTGCTCATACTTGGTTCATTTTAAAATATTTACTGGGCTATCCTCTGGTCAAAAATTATGATGGCTCTTGGAATGAATGGAGTAAACTTCCCGATGCTCTAATTGAAACATAA
- a CDS encoding LuxR C-terminal-related transcriptional regulator, translating to MANSLSALFQEIAQADNEQHLQQQVVPKIGKYFAAKRYRLFFLDQLPPKMSGLFQRALSIEHNPILRYVFEHHAPVHEGVLLPASEWKIICPRFDHGHVIAGPIVNDGALVGGIGLTRDRHASGFNQQNIIDMSALCLHLSTCIAKIRSQELRFASVKTKLITPRELQIAKLVALGRTNSEIGKDLWITENSVKQALKRIFRKLNVSSRTEMVVQLLD from the coding sequence ATGGCAAATTCTTTATCAGCTTTATTTCAGGAGATCGCCCAAGCCGATAACGAACAGCATCTTCAGCAACAAGTTGTTCCTAAGATTGGAAAATATTTTGCTGCCAAACGCTATCGACTATTTTTTCTAGATCAACTTCCGCCAAAAATGTCAGGCTTGTTCCAACGAGCATTATCCATCGAACATAATCCTATTTTGCGTTATGTTTTTGAACATCATGCTCCTGTTCACGAAGGAGTTCTCTTGCCAGCATCAGAGTGGAAAATCATCTGCCCTCGTTTCGATCATGGTCATGTGATTGCAGGACCAATAGTTAATGATGGTGCTTTAGTGGGAGGCATCGGCTTAACTCGCGATCGCCATGCTTCAGGATTCAATCAGCAAAATATTATCGATATGAGTGCTTTATGTTTACATTTATCAACCTGTATCGCCAAAATACGCTCCCAAGAACTAAGATTTGCTTCAGTCAAAACTAAGCTGATTACTCCTCGTGAATTGCAAATTGCCAAGTTAGTTGCCTTAGGACGAACTAACTCCGAAATTGGCAAAGATCTTTGGATTACGGAAAATTCCGTCAAACAAGCATTAAAAAGAATATTTCGTAAATTAAATGTATCTTCTCGCACTGAAATGGTGGTTCAGCTACTAGATTGA
- the folP gene encoding dihydropteroate synthase — protein MILKIRDRHFHWGARTYLMGILNVTPDSFSDGGEFGSLEKAIAQARKMIDNGVDIIDIGGESTRPHAEQISTEKELNRVIPVIQKLRQETSIPISVDTTKAIVAEKAIAAGADIVNDISGATFDSKMLATVAQLDVPIILMHIRGTPKTMQTLTEYQDVVAEVAQFLTTQIAQATACGIDRSKIIIDPGIGFAKTATQSLELLQRLSELKSLNFPLLVGVSRKSFMRPILNKEHPQERIWGTAAACYGAIARGADILRVHDVPEMYDVCRVADAIELDILPMPRRAGDSKFKQR, from the coding sequence ATGATCCTGAAAATTCGCGATCGCCATTTTCATTGGGGAGCCAGAACCTATTTAATGGGTATCCTCAATGTTACTCCTGATAGTTTTAGTGATGGTGGTGAATTTGGCAGTCTAGAAAAGGCTATAGCTCAAGCTAGGAAAATGATCGATAATGGCGTAGATATTATTGATATTGGTGGAGAATCTACTCGTCCCCATGCAGAGCAAATCTCTACTGAAAAAGAATTAAATCGAGTTATTCCTGTAATTCAAAAGCTACGGCAGGAAACTTCAATTCCTATTTCTGTAGATACAACTAAAGCTATAGTTGCCGAGAAAGCGATCGCCGCTGGAGCAGATATTGTTAATGATATTTCTGGAGCTACTTTTGATAGCAAAATGTTGGCAACGGTAGCCCAGTTAGATGTTCCAATTATCCTCATGCATATTCGCGGTACACCCAAAACGATGCAGACATTAACTGAATATCAAGATGTAGTGGCGGAAGTAGCGCAATTCTTAACTACACAAATAGCTCAAGCAACTGCTTGTGGCATTGATCGATCAAAGATAATTATTGACCCTGGTATTGGGTTTGCCAAAACTGCAACCCAAAGTCTAGAATTACTGCAACGCTTATCTGAATTGAAGTCTTTAAACTTTCCCCTCTTAGTTGGGGTTTCTCGTAAAAGTTTTATGCGTCCTATCTTAAATAAAGAGCATCCTCAAGAAAGAATCTGGGGGACTGCGGCTGCCTGTTACGGTGCGATTGCCAGAGGTGCAGATATATTAAGAGTTCATGATGTGCCAGAAATGTACGATGTTTGTCGAGTAGCAGATGCGATCGAGCTTGACATACTCCCCATGCCTAGAAGGGCAGGGGATTCTAAATTCAAACAGAGATAG
- a CDS encoding RNA-guided endonuclease TnpB family protein, whose translation MKTYKFKLYRHKKNKYLHYSINASASIYNHCIALHKRYYKMFGKHLNQFRLMKHIAKLRKRIKYWQQVGSQAVQDVIQRIEKAYQIFFKQHQKGTRPPNFKKCRKYKSFTLKQAGYKFIFNNKIKIGKQVFKFSLSRKIKGKVKTLTVKRNNLGELFLLVVTDYQQEHIPIVTGKNAGWDFGLKTFLTSSDSKSIESPLFFSQLRNKLKAANRSLSRKKKGSSNWYRAKDHLNRVYEQISHKRRDWFWKLANQLTDEYDVLIFEDLNLDGMKRLWGRKVSDLSLATFLEILETVATNKGKLVHYIDRFFPSSKTCSCCGYVNQKLSLQEREWTCLQCNTTLDRDANAAINIQRVGASTLKLGDVRQSQTAISV comes from the coding sequence ATGAAGACATACAAATTCAAGTTATACCGACATAAAAAAAATAAATATTTGCACTATTCAATTAATGCTAGTGCCAGTATTTATAATCATTGTATAGCGTTGCATAAACGCTACTATAAAATGTTTGGCAAGCACTTGAATCAGTTTCGTCTTATGAAGCATATAGCCAAGTTGAGAAAACGCATTAAGTACTGGCAGCAGGTAGGTTCACAAGCTGTTCAAGATGTAATTCAACGCATAGAAAAAGCGTATCAAATATTTTTTAAACAACATCAAAAAGGAACTAGACCACCTAATTTTAAAAAGTGCAGAAAGTACAAGTCTTTCACTTTGAAACAAGCTGGATATAAATTTATTTTTAACAATAAAATAAAAATAGGAAAACAAGTTTTTAAGTTTTCTCTTAGTAGAAAAATCAAGGGTAAAGTCAAAACATTAACTGTTAAAAGAAATAATTTAGGCGAATTGTTTTTGTTAGTAGTGACAGACTATCAACAAGAACACATTCCAATCGTGACAGGTAAAAATGCGGGTTGGGATTTTGGCTTAAAGACATTTTTAACTAGCAGTGACAGCAAAAGTATTGAATCGCCACTATTTTTCAGTCAATTGAGAAACAAATTAAAAGCTGCTAATCGTTCTTTATCTAGAAAGAAAAAAGGTTCTAGTAATTGGTATAGAGCGAAAGACCATTTAAACCGAGTATACGAACAAATATCTCATAAGCGTCGAGATTGGTTTTGGAAACTGGCTAATCAGTTAACAGATGAATACGATGTTTTGATCTTTGAAGATTTAAATTTAGATGGAATGAAGCGTTTGTGGGGTAGAAAAGTAAGCGATTTGAGTTTGGCTACTTTTTTAGAAATCCTTGAAACGGTTGCTACTAACAAAGGAAAACTAGTTCACTATATAGATCGGTTTTTTCCAAGCTCTAAGACATGCTCTTGTTGTGGGTATGTCAATCAAAAATTAAGTCTTCAAGAGCGAGAATGGACTTGTCTTCAATGCAATACAACGCTTGATCGGGACGCAAATGCAGCAATCAATATTCAAAGGGTTGGGGCATCAACCCTTAAGCTAGGAGATGTAAGACAGTCTCAGACTGCTATCTCTGTTTGA